One Erpetoichthys calabaricus chromosome 9, fErpCal1.3, whole genome shotgun sequence genomic region harbors:
- the LOC114658000 gene encoding lymphocyte activation gene 3 protein-like isoform X1 encodes MFHILCCLFGTLHLLHVCEASTDYDVFYEKGSTAILPCYRLPSKSTVNRMAVVQWLKVNEDSSDKTIWRVDKSGLEYWSNNILKRANAHQAHFHKGNYSLTIDHLGEDDAGQYRCRIKYGHQEFKVTVNLHVLQAVPTEKSKPLEGRSWNMKCKISDKPETVTVRWFHNGKPVQESDKISIKNSDATLTIHNLEPTDSGNWTCQVVSNNQRGSASALLQVHGFAEPTSKTTTVYAVIGAPVYLPCILSSGVQPMKTGWQWKPSGSIQIQELKSRQHSVSITESKGQSNVSLFLPAVELKQAGEYICFAEVDTLRFHRIVKLVTAQVIVKVSHSAKEGRLATFSITLSEESGVERYEWVKIKKDSNYTNSSDHTLAPEKLGPYFGKTVSISLLSEEFAGEWVCNLYSKEALLGQIPVHLLLTGMLQGSKSESSKNVPIILIFICLFIGFLFMTLIVYRNRRRRARNALFPALESVETSTPSNKKLSEKNCSQKCKGGLN; translated from the exons atgtttcacattttatgCTGTCTTTTTGGAACTCTACATTTATTGCAtg taTGTGAAGCTTCCACAGATTATGATGTGTTTTATGAAAAGGGTTCAACTGCCATTCTTCCATGTTACAGATTACCTTCTAAATCAACTGTTAACAGAATGGCGGTTGTGCAGTGGCTGAAGGTGAATGAAGACAG CTCTGATAAGACAATCTGGAGAGTGGATAAAAGTGGCCTGGAATACTGGAGCAACAACATTCTGAAGAGGGCCAATGCTCACCAAGCTCATTTCCATAAAGGCAATTACTCCCTCACCATTGACCACCTTGGTGAAGATGATGCTGGCCAGTACAGATGCAGAATCAAATATGGCCATCAAGAATTTAAAGTCACAGTAAATCTCCACGTTTTGCAGG CAGTTCCTACAGAGAAATCAAAGCCTTTGGAAGGCAGATCTTGGAACATGAAATGCAAAATATCTGACAAGCCAGAGACAGTTACAGTAAGGTGGTTTCATAATGGAAAGCCAGTCCAAGAGTCTGATAAGATCAGCATAAAAAACAGTGATGCGACGCTCACGATTCATAATCTAGAACCTACTGACTCTGGAAACTGGACCTGCCAGGTTGTTTCCAATAATCAGAGAGGCTCAGCATCTGCCCTGCTTCAAGTTCACG GCTTTGCAGAACCAACCAGTAAGACTACCACTGTATATGCAGTAATTGGGGCTCCAGTTTATCTACCATGCATCCTCAGTTCTGGTGTCCAGCCCATGAAGACTGGTTGGCAGTGGAAACCAAGCGGAAGCATACAAATCCAGGAGCTCAAATCAAGACAGCACTCTGTCTCTATCACTGAGAGTAAAGGCCAGAGCAATGTCTCCCTTTTCCTGCCTGCAGTTGAATTAAAACAGGCTGGAGAATACATTTGCTTTGCCGAGGTGGACACCCTGCGCTTCCATAGGATTGTCAAGCTTGTCACAGCTCAAG TTATTGTAAAGGTTAGCCATTCAGCTAAAGAAGGTAGATTGGCTACTTTCTCCATTACTCTGTCAGAAGAATCTGGGGTGGAACGGTATGAATGGGTAAAGATCAAAAAGGACAGCAACTACACTAACAGCAGTGACCACACCTTAGCTCCTGAAAAACTGGGACCCTACTTTGGGAAAACTGTTTCCATCAGTTTGCTGAGTGAAGAGTTTGCTGGAGAATGGGTCTGCAATCTATACAGCAAGGAGGCATTGCTAGGACAAATTCCTGTCCATTTACTGCTGACTg gTATGCTTCAGGGTTCAAAATCAGAATCATCTAAAAATGTCCCGATAATATTAATCTTCATATGCCTGtttattggatttctttttatgacTTTAATTGTTTACCGAAATCGAAGAAGG aGAGCTAGGAATGCTCTGTTCCCTGCCCTTGAATCAGTTGAAACAAGCACTCCTTCCAACAAGAAGTTATCAGAGAAGAACTGCAGTCAAAAATGCAAAGGTGGTCTTAACTGA
- the LOC114658000 gene encoding lymphocyte activation gene 3 protein-like isoform X2 — MAVVQWLKVNEDSSDKTIWRVDKSGLEYWSNNILKRANAHQAHFHKGNYSLTIDHLGEDDAGQYRCRIKYGHQEFKVTVNLHVLQAVPTEKSKPLEGRSWNMKCKISDKPETVTVRWFHNGKPVQESDKISIKNSDATLTIHNLEPTDSGNWTCQVVSNNQRGSASALLQVHGFAEPTSKTTTVYAVIGAPVYLPCILSSGVQPMKTGWQWKPSGSIQIQELKSRQHSVSITESKGQSNVSLFLPAVELKQAGEYICFAEVDTLRFHRIVKLVTAQVIVKVSHSAKEGRLATFSITLSEESGVERYEWVKIKKDSNYTNSSDHTLAPEKLGPYFGKTVSISLLSEEFAGEWVCNLYSKEALLGQIPVHLLLTGMLQGSKSESSKNVPIILIFICLFIGFLFMTLIVYRNRRRRARNALFPALESVETSTPSNKKLSEKNCSQKCKGGLN, encoded by the exons ATGGCGGTTGTGCAGTGGCTGAAGGTGAATGAAGACAG CTCTGATAAGACAATCTGGAGAGTGGATAAAAGTGGCCTGGAATACTGGAGCAACAACATTCTGAAGAGGGCCAATGCTCACCAAGCTCATTTCCATAAAGGCAATTACTCCCTCACCATTGACCACCTTGGTGAAGATGATGCTGGCCAGTACAGATGCAGAATCAAATATGGCCATCAAGAATTTAAAGTCACAGTAAATCTCCACGTTTTGCAGG CAGTTCCTACAGAGAAATCAAAGCCTTTGGAAGGCAGATCTTGGAACATGAAATGCAAAATATCTGACAAGCCAGAGACAGTTACAGTAAGGTGGTTTCATAATGGAAAGCCAGTCCAAGAGTCTGATAAGATCAGCATAAAAAACAGTGATGCGACGCTCACGATTCATAATCTAGAACCTACTGACTCTGGAAACTGGACCTGCCAGGTTGTTTCCAATAATCAGAGAGGCTCAGCATCTGCCCTGCTTCAAGTTCACG GCTTTGCAGAACCAACCAGTAAGACTACCACTGTATATGCAGTAATTGGGGCTCCAGTTTATCTACCATGCATCCTCAGTTCTGGTGTCCAGCCCATGAAGACTGGTTGGCAGTGGAAACCAAGCGGAAGCATACAAATCCAGGAGCTCAAATCAAGACAGCACTCTGTCTCTATCACTGAGAGTAAAGGCCAGAGCAATGTCTCCCTTTTCCTGCCTGCAGTTGAATTAAAACAGGCTGGAGAATACATTTGCTTTGCCGAGGTGGACACCCTGCGCTTCCATAGGATTGTCAAGCTTGTCACAGCTCAAG TTATTGTAAAGGTTAGCCATTCAGCTAAAGAAGGTAGATTGGCTACTTTCTCCATTACTCTGTCAGAAGAATCTGGGGTGGAACGGTATGAATGGGTAAAGATCAAAAAGGACAGCAACTACACTAACAGCAGTGACCACACCTTAGCTCCTGAAAAACTGGGACCCTACTTTGGGAAAACTGTTTCCATCAGTTTGCTGAGTGAAGAGTTTGCTGGAGAATGGGTCTGCAATCTATACAGCAAGGAGGCATTGCTAGGACAAATTCCTGTCCATTTACTGCTGACTg gTATGCTTCAGGGTTCAAAATCAGAATCATCTAAAAATGTCCCGATAATATTAATCTTCATATGCCTGtttattggatttctttttatgacTTTAATTGTTTACCGAAATCGAAGAAGG aGAGCTAGGAATGCTCTGTTCCCTGCCCTTGAATCAGTTGAAACAAGCACTCCTTCCAACAAGAAGTTATCAGAGAAGAACTGCAGTCAAAAATGCAAAGGTGGTCTTAACTGA